A single window of Labrus mixtus chromosome 23, fLabMix1.1, whole genome shotgun sequence DNA harbors:
- the trmt10b gene encoding tRNA methyltransferase 10 homolog B, with product MRRSHVFILISSGDAFDDSRSEHQTEECEMQLDEVSEVVDLLQIDVESDVAEGRPGREDAGCSRNVLRKQRNWERQLAAKKNKRREEKQRRRLNREQESGVSADNPQFTKRVMKAITRERLAEAQFTGLKLCVDLSMTDSMSDKEVSRLAGQLRRLYGSNKKATRPFRLFLTDLREDSRLYRECIRMNDGFLNYTMDITEESCQDLFPAETIIYLTPDAEEALQTVDADKVYVLGGLVDESIQKRLSFSRATELSLHTARLPIDEYMVKKNNSKNFHSKILAVNQVFDILLTFCSTGSWTEALQAWFPQGKGYVVIPEDSQPQT from the exons ATGCGCCGCTCACATGTCTTCATACTTATCAGTTCAG GGGATGCATTTGATGACAGTAGATCTGAGCATCAAACAGAAGAGTGTGAAATGCAGCTGGATGAAGTGTCGGAGGTAGTTGATCTTCTTCAGATAGATGTGGAGTCTGATGTGGCTGAAGGAAGGCCGGGGAGAGAAGATGCAGGATGTTCA AGGAATGTATTGAGGAAGCAGAGGAACTGGGAGAGGCAGCTggcagcaaagaaaaacaagaggagagaagagaagcagaggaggaggctgaacCGCGAGCAGGAGTCAG GTGTAAGCGCAGATAATCCTCAGTTCACCAAACGGGTCATGAAAGCGATCACCAGAGAGCGTTTAGCCGAAGCTCAGTTCACAGGGCTCAAACTCTGCGTTGACCTGAGTATGACAGACAGCATGTCGGACAAG GAGGTGAGTCGCCTGGCCGGTCAGTTAAGGAGACTGTACGGCTCGAACAAGAAGGCGACGCGACCGTTTCGTCTTTTCCTGACGGACCTGAGGGAGGACAGTCGTCTCTACAGGGAGTGCATACGGATGAACGACGGCTTCCTGAATTACACG atGGACATTACAGAAGAAAGCTGTCAGGACCTTTTCCCTGCAGAAACAATCATCTACCTCACACCCGATGCTGAAGAAG CTTTACAAACAGTGGATGCTGATAAGGTGTACGTCCTGGGTGGCCTTGTAGATGAAAGTATCCAGAAG AGGTTGAGCTTCTCGAGGGCCACAGAGCTGAGCCTGCACACCGCGAGGCTGCCCATAGACGAGTACATGGTGAAGAAGAACAACAGCAAGAACTTCCACTCAAAGATCCTCGCTGTCAATCAAG tgTTTGATATCTTGTTAACTTTCTGCAGCACAGGCAGCTGGACTGAAGCCCTGCAGGCGTGGTTCCCCCAGGGGAAAGGTTATGTTGTTATACCAGAGGATTCTCAACCACAGACGTAA